In a genomic window of Myxococcus fulvus:
- a CDS encoding penicillin-binding transpeptidase domain-containing protein, translating into MTIRRRLLSAAALLPLSLLLGANESPPGIAPAVGSEDAGVVASSPDAGGVTVAHAGGEDAGPGAHAGGGGPLEAPGIPGADGGSDSEAVAAAAVQGGADGGLATLVTVPGLVPPSPVPSRLTAPPITTLRTMAKSQDLLARAKLQGERLVVKEKNGEEKVLTVDPVLQAQLTKILRDYEVPYGAAVVLEPSTGRVLALAEHSAAQPELRGLPFRAVFPAASIFKIVTGSALLEAGVSPEMEECFHGGKRRLTERHLEDSERDGACYSLAMAMGKSANVIFAKLTQKHLTAEVLRHMAARFRFNRAIDFVVPTDVSLAAVPEEGFALANTGAGFGDVYLSPLHGALVASVAANDGMWVDPVLVEPQPQPGVLLPPEEGERVLTSEAAKALTDMLETTVTHGTARGVFRERHFRVDDAVGKTGTLADRNPFRDYSWFVGFAPRDNPRVAVAALVVNDPKWRIRGTWLGREAIRLGLERVPAPVEVTAPASAAGKH; encoded by the coding sequence ATGACGATTCGCCGACGACTCCTGTCCGCCGCCGCGCTGCTGCCGCTCTCCCTCCTGCTGGGAGCGAACGAGTCCCCGCCCGGGATCGCTCCGGCCGTGGGCTCGGAGGACGCGGGAGTGGTGGCTTCTTCGCCGGATGCGGGGGGCGTGACGGTGGCGCACGCGGGCGGCGAGGACGCGGGCCCGGGGGCCCATGCGGGCGGTGGGGGGCCGCTGGAGGCCCCAGGAATTCCGGGAGCAGACGGAGGCTCGGACTCGGAGGCGGTGGCGGCGGCCGCGGTGCAGGGTGGGGCGGACGGTGGGCTGGCCACGCTGGTGACGGTGCCCGGGCTGGTGCCGCCCTCGCCGGTGCCCTCGCGGCTGACGGCGCCTCCCATCACCACGCTGCGGACGATGGCGAAGTCCCAGGACCTGCTGGCGCGCGCGAAGCTGCAGGGTGAGCGGCTGGTGGTGAAGGAAAAGAACGGTGAGGAGAAGGTGCTCACCGTGGACCCGGTGCTTCAAGCGCAGTTGACGAAGATCCTCCGCGACTACGAGGTGCCGTACGGCGCGGCCGTGGTGCTGGAGCCGTCGACGGGGCGGGTGCTGGCGCTCGCGGAGCACTCGGCGGCGCAGCCGGAGCTGCGGGGGCTTCCCTTCCGTGCGGTGTTCCCGGCGGCGAGCATCTTCAAGATCGTCACGGGCAGCGCGCTGCTCGAGGCTGGAGTCTCGCCGGAGATGGAGGAGTGCTTCCACGGCGGCAAGCGGCGGCTGACGGAGCGGCACCTGGAGGACAGCGAGCGCGACGGGGCCTGCTATTCCCTGGCGATGGCGATGGGCAAGAGCGCCAACGTCATCTTCGCCAAGCTCACGCAGAAGCACCTCACGGCGGAGGTGCTGCGGCACATGGCCGCGCGCTTCCGCTTCAATCGCGCCATCGACTTCGTGGTGCCCACGGACGTGTCGCTCGCGGCGGTGCCGGAGGAGGGCTTCGCGCTGGCGAACACGGGGGCGGGCTTCGGGGATGTCTATCTCTCGCCGCTGCACGGCGCGCTGGTGGCGTCGGTGGCCGCGAACGATGGGATGTGGGTGGACCCGGTGCTGGTGGAGCCGCAGCCCCAGCCGGGCGTGTTGCTGCCTCCCGAGGAAGGCGAGCGCGTGCTGACGTCCGAGGCGGCGAAGGCGCTGACCGACATGCTGGAGACGACCGTCACGCACGGCACCGCGCGCGGCGTCTTCCGGGAGCGGCACTTCCGCGTGGACGACGCGGTGGGCAAGACGGGCACGCTCGCGGACCGCAATCCCTTCCGGGACTACTCGTGGTTCGTGGGCTTCGCGCCCCGGGACAATCCGCGCGTCGCTGTGGCCGCGCTCGTGGTCAATGACCCGAAGTGGCGCATCCGTGGGACGTGGCTGGGGCGCGAGGCCATCCGGCTGGGGCTCGAGCGTGTGCCCGCGCCCGTCGAGGTCACCGCACCCGCGTCGGCGGCGGGCAAGCACTGA
- a CDS encoding ABC transporter permease, which yields MDGLKETLVIWSAELRRAVRSGRAVVLLGLYSMFSALVLLVVGWLAREVRAAVNQKLAEAGGADADTSARFAEEMRKGVLGFLTSNDTAMMEALAQVPIEVLLVFKVTLFFLPAYVALMGFDQISGEVGPRSMRYLTVRARRSSVLLGKFLSQAALLVGLVLIIDLAIFIYARIANPDFGFAALSLNLLKFWMAAIVFSLSYVALTTLCSSLFRSPAVSLVFNFILLFVFWLMDTVGRASSAVDAASGQQEGALRFLRYLSPSYYAGDLLHPSFTEFGVSGAAYAGFATIFLLGAYGALRARDL from the coding sequence TTGGACGGACTGAAAGAAACCCTGGTCATCTGGAGCGCGGAGCTTCGCCGCGCCGTGCGCAGCGGGCGCGCGGTGGTGCTGCTCGGGCTCTACAGCATGTTCTCCGCGCTGGTGCTGCTGGTGGTCGGCTGGCTCGCCCGTGAAGTCCGCGCGGCGGTGAACCAGAAGCTCGCCGAGGCCGGCGGCGCGGACGCGGACACCTCCGCTCGCTTCGCCGAGGAGATGCGCAAGGGTGTGCTGGGCTTCCTCACCAGCAACGACACCGCGATGATGGAGGCCCTGGCGCAGGTGCCCATCGAGGTGCTGCTCGTCTTCAAGGTCACCCTCTTCTTCCTGCCCGCCTACGTCGCGCTGATGGGGTTCGACCAGATCAGCGGTGAAGTCGGCCCCCGCTCCATGCGCTACCTCACGGTGCGCGCCCGCCGCTCCTCGGTGCTCCTGGGCAAGTTCCTGTCCCAGGCGGCGCTGCTGGTGGGTCTGGTGCTCATCATCGACCTGGCCATCTTCATCTACGCGCGCATCGCCAACCCGGACTTCGGCTTCGCCGCGCTGAGCCTCAACCTGCTCAAGTTCTGGATGGCCGCCATCGTCTTCTCACTGTCCTACGTGGCGCTCACCACGCTGTGCTCCAGCCTCTTCCGCAGCCCCGCGGTGAGCCTGGTCTTCAACTTCATCCTCCTGTTCGTCTTCTGGCTGATGGACACCGTGGGCCGGGCCTCCAGCGCGGTGGACGCGGCATCGGGCCAGCAGGAGGGAGCGCTGCGGTTCCTGCGCTACCTGTCGCCCTCCTATTACGCCGGTGACCTGCTGCACCCGAGTTTCACCGAGTTCGGCGTGAGCGGCGCGGCCTACGCGGGCTTCGCGACCATCTTCCTGCTGGGGGCCTACGGCGCCCTGCGCGCGAGGGACCTGTGA
- a CDS encoding ABC transporter ATP-binding protein, producing the protein MSELAIELFGITKRFGPKVAVNNVSFSVPRGAVYGLIGPNGAGKTTTFSMMCGYLYPSEGTLKVMDVDPTTPGALKGRLGALPQDAVLPPGWEVGALLMYWAKLSDLDAPEREAREALEKVGLMEAWNVQTQALSHGMAKRTAMAQALMGAPPLVLLDEPTAGLDPRIAAQVRQVIKDMKGRQTVVVSSHNLQELEELCDAAAILDKGTLAQDGSMSELTGQGAEFRVQIARGTVIPPEIATLPHVTDARLEGEHVLVVRFGGQVPPEEVISRVVAHLLQSGVLILGVSRGRRLEDRVLQLL; encoded by the coding sequence GTGAGCGAGCTGGCCATCGAGTTGTTCGGCATCACCAAGCGCTTCGGCCCCAAGGTCGCGGTCAACAACGTCAGCTTCTCCGTGCCCAGGGGCGCGGTGTACGGCCTCATCGGCCCCAACGGCGCTGGCAAGACGACCACCTTCTCCATGATGTGCGGCTACCTCTATCCGTCCGAGGGCACGCTCAAGGTCATGGACGTGGACCCCACCACCCCCGGCGCCCTCAAGGGCCGGCTGGGCGCCCTGCCCCAGGACGCGGTGCTGCCCCCCGGCTGGGAGGTGGGCGCGCTCCTGATGTACTGGGCGAAGCTGTCCGACCTCGACGCCCCCGAGCGCGAGGCCCGCGAGGCGCTCGAGAAGGTCGGGCTGATGGAGGCCTGGAACGTCCAGACGCAGGCGCTCAGCCACGGCATGGCCAAGCGCACCGCCATGGCGCAGGCGCTGATGGGCGCCCCCCCGCTGGTGCTGCTCGACGAGCCCACCGCCGGCCTGGACCCCCGCATCGCCGCGCAGGTGCGTCAGGTCATCAAGGACATGAAGGGCCGCCAGACGGTGGTGGTCTCCAGCCACAACCTCCAGGAGCTGGAGGAGCTGTGCGACGCGGCGGCCATCCTCGACAAGGGCACGCTGGCGCAGGACGGCAGCATGTCCGAGCTCACCGGCCAGGGCGCGGAGTTCCGCGTGCAGATCGCCCGCGGCACCGTCATCCCGCCGGAGATCGCCACCCTCCCTCACGTCACCGACGCGCGCCTGGAGGGCGAACACGTGCTCGTGGTGCGCTTCGGCGGACAGGTGCCTCCCGAGGAGGTCATCAGCCGCGTCGTGGCCCACCTGCTCCAGAGCGGCGTGCTCATCCTCGGCGTCAGCCGCGGCCGGCGCCTGGAGGATCGCGTCCTCCAGTTGCTGTAG
- a CDS encoding sulfurtransferase TusA family protein, with translation MADSSRMDNSVRVDTSGRPCPVPILEIAKAMRRLPVGTLVELVSTDRGLEADLPAWCEATGHELVRLERRETSYVGWVRKVG, from the coding sequence ATGGCAGACAGTTCGCGGATGGACAACAGCGTGCGAGTGGACACCTCCGGCAGGCCTTGTCCGGTGCCCATCCTGGAGATTGCCAAGGCGATGCGGCGGCTGCCCGTCGGCACGCTGGTGGAGCTGGTGTCGACGGACCGGGGCCTGGAGGCGGATCTGCCCGCCTGGTGCGAGGCCACGGGCCACGAGCTCGTCCGCCTGGAGCGCAGGGAGACGAGCTACGTGGGCTGGGTCCGCAAGGTGGGCTGA
- a CDS encoding DsbA family protein, which yields MKPNIIVALLVGLVLGFVGGRVYSGSPTKAETKPAAQAGQANPARRPVDPTVFKVPVEGSPTRGNPEALITLVEFSDYECPFCSRANVTVEKLEEEYGKKLRVVMKQNPLSFHARAKPASLAALAAGEQGKYWEMHGKLFANQKKLDDASLEQFAKEIGLNLDKWKADMASPALSEVIQKDQTLAGQLGASGTPAFFINGRFLSGAQPIDNFKALIDEELVKAEALVKGGVRPAQVYAKIIEKGAERAAPKAAQQQQQAPAVKKIDVPADSASFGPATAKVTIVEWSDFECPFCSRAVPTLTQIKKDYPKDVRVVFRHQPLSFHANAKAAAEASEAAREQGRFWEYHDKLFANQKALDRASLEKYAQELGLNVAKFKAALDSGKFRAKVEADSAAGTAVGASGTPTFFVNGRELVGAQPFDAFKRLIDEEIAKADKLLASGTKPEELYAKLNADNVANAPAAPAPGAPAEPPVQKVDIGNAPVKGAANAPVTIVLFSDFECPFCSRVVPTLKQIEEQYQGKVKVAFRNQPLPMHANAKAAAAAALAAHEQGKFWEMHDKLFANQRALDRASLEKYAQELGLNGEKFKAALDSNKFAQQIEADAADAGRLGATGTPTFFINGRTLVGAQPFDAFKRVIDEELKKAGAVAADRK from the coding sequence ATGAAGCCCAATATCATCGTGGCCCTGCTGGTCGGCCTGGTGCTTGGTTTCGTCGGCGGCCGCGTCTACAGCGGCTCTCCCACGAAGGCCGAAACCAAGCCCGCTGCACAGGCTGGTCAGGCCAACCCCGCGCGCCGTCCGGTGGACCCCACCGTGTTCAAGGTTCCCGTCGAGGGTTCCCCCACCCGGGGCAACCCCGAGGCCCTCATCACGCTGGTCGAGTTCTCGGATTACGAGTGCCCCTTCTGCAGCCGTGCGAACGTCACGGTGGAGAAGCTGGAGGAGGAGTACGGCAAGAAGCTGCGCGTGGTGATGAAGCAGAACCCGCTCTCCTTCCACGCTCGCGCCAAGCCCGCGTCCCTCGCGGCGCTGGCCGCTGGCGAGCAGGGCAAGTACTGGGAGATGCACGGCAAGCTCTTCGCCAACCAGAAGAAGCTGGATGACGCGTCCCTGGAGCAGTTCGCCAAGGAGATCGGCCTGAACCTGGACAAGTGGAAGGCCGACATGGCCAGCCCCGCGCTGTCCGAGGTCATCCAGAAGGACCAGACGCTGGCCGGCCAGCTCGGCGCGAGCGGCACGCCCGCCTTCTTCATCAACGGCCGTTTCCTCTCCGGCGCGCAGCCCATCGACAACTTCAAGGCGCTCATCGACGAGGAACTCGTCAAGGCCGAGGCCCTGGTGAAGGGCGGCGTCCGCCCGGCCCAGGTCTACGCGAAGATCATCGAGAAGGGCGCCGAGCGCGCCGCCCCCAAGGCGGCCCAGCAGCAGCAGCAGGCCCCCGCGGTGAAGAAGATCGACGTGCCCGCCGACTCGGCCTCCTTCGGCCCGGCCACCGCCAAGGTGACCATCGTCGAGTGGTCCGACTTCGAGTGCCCCTTCTGCAGCCGCGCCGTCCCCACACTGACGCAGATCAAGAAGGACTACCCCAAGGACGTGCGCGTGGTGTTCCGTCACCAGCCGCTGTCCTTCCACGCCAACGCCAAGGCGGCCGCCGAGGCCTCCGAGGCCGCGCGTGAGCAGGGCCGCTTCTGGGAGTACCACGACAAGCTCTTCGCCAATCAGAAGGCCCTGGACCGCGCCTCCCTGGAGAAGTACGCGCAGGAGCTGGGTCTGAACGTCGCCAAGTTCAAGGCCGCGCTCGACTCCGGCAAGTTCCGCGCGAAGGTGGAGGCGGACAGCGCCGCCGGCACCGCCGTGGGCGCCAGCGGCACCCCGACGTTCTTCGTCAACGGCCGCGAGCTCGTGGGCGCGCAGCCCTTCGACGCCTTCAAGCGCCTCATCGACGAGGAGATCGCCAAGGCCGACAAGCTGCTGGCCTCCGGCACCAAGCCCGAGGAGCTGTACGCGAAGCTCAACGCGGACAACGTGGCCAACGCCCCGGCCGCGCCCGCCCCCGGCGCTCCCGCCGAGCCGCCCGTCCAGAAGGTCGACATCGGCAACGCGCCGGTGAAGGGCGCCGCGAACGCGCCCGTCACCATCGTCCTCTTCTCCGACTTCGAGTGCCCGTTCTGCAGCCGCGTGGTCCCCACGCTCAAGCAGATTGAGGAGCAGTACCAGGGCAAGGTGAAGGTGGCCTTCCGCAACCAGCCGCTGCCCATGCACGCCAACGCCAAGGCCGCCGCGGCCGCCGCGCTGGCCGCGCACGAGCAGGGCAAGTTCTGGGAGATGCACGACAAGCTCTTCGCCAACCAGCGCGCGCTGGACCGCGCGTCCCTGGAGAAGTACGCGCAGGAGCTGGGCCTGAACGGCGAGAAGTTCAAGGCCGCCCTGGACAGCAACAAGTTCGCCCAGCAGATCGAGGCGGACGCCGCGGACGCCGGCCGTCTGGGCGCCACCGGCACCCCGACGTTCTTCATCAACGGCCGCACCCTCGTGGGCGCCCAGCCGTTCGACGCCTTCAAGCGCGTCATCGATGAGGAGCTGAAGAAGGCCGGCGCGGTGGCGGCGGACCGCAAGTAG
- a CDS encoding RidA family protein produces MRSMARQTIHSDQAPKAIGPYSQAVQVDSGKMTFLSGQIPLDPVTMEMVQGDVVAQAERVMLNLQAVLKAAGLDFSHVVRSTIYLTDLGDFVRVNEVYGRYFTGAPPARATVQVAALPRGSKVEIDAIAVS; encoded by the coding sequence GTGCGCTCCATGGCTCGACAGACCATCCACTCGGACCAGGCCCCCAAGGCCATCGGTCCGTACTCGCAGGCGGTGCAGGTGGACTCGGGGAAGATGACCTTCCTCTCCGGGCAGATTCCCCTGGACCCCGTCACCATGGAGATGGTGCAGGGGGACGTCGTCGCCCAGGCGGAGCGGGTGATGCTCAACCTCCAGGCGGTGCTCAAGGCGGCCGGGCTGGACTTCAGCCACGTGGTGCGCAGCACCATCTACCTCACGGACCTGGGTGACTTCGTCCGCGTCAACGAGGTCTACGGCCGCTACTTCACCGGCGCCCCTCCGGCCCGCGCCACCGTGCAGGTGGCGGCGCTGCCGCGCGGCTCCAAGGTGGAGATCGACGCCATCGCCGTGTCCTGA
- a CDS encoding RelA/SpoT family protein, translated as MIRLNDILQRVSSYHPDPDLDIIKKAYVYSAKVHQGQLRKSGEPYLVHPLEVAGILADLKLDEASIVTGLLHDTIEDTLATAEELTELFGAEVAQLVDGVTKLSKFSASASLSQEEKQAENFRKMIIAMAQDIRVILVKLADRTHNMRTLDHMNEEKQARIAQETLDIYAPLANRLGISWIKTELEDLSFRYVKPQEFFGLQEKLNKRKKEREKYIEDTCDLVRTKLAERSLKGDVSGRFKHVYSIYKKIKAQGIDFDQIHDIIAFRIIAPTAPACYEALGLVHEMWKPVPGRFKDFIAIPKPNMYQSLHTTVIGPLSERVEVQIRTAEMHKIAEEGIAAHWKYKEGKAVISKDDEKFAWLRQLMEWQQDLKDPKEFLETVKVDLFTDEVFVFTPKGDVRSLPRGATPVDFAYAIHSDVGNRCVGAKVNGKIVPLRYKLKNGDTVEVLTSPQQHPSKDWLTFVKTSRAQQRIRGFIKQQQREKSLQLGRELTDRELKRFQLNFNRLLKNGEVKRVAEELGFRVEDDLLVAVGYGKVTPQQLVQRLVPEEKRNEAEATPRGESSGNGASSGGSSMLPGLSRVTDLAKRLVGRSNRSGVQIGGVDDVLVRFGRCCNPVPGDPIAGFITRGRGVTVHTVGCEKALATDPERRVDVSWDVRGDFKRPVTLRVLTADRTGLLADISNIFSKKGVNISQANCRATGDDRAVNTFEVIISDLKQLTDLMRTIERLSGVYSVERI; from the coding sequence ATGATCCGCCTGAACGACATCCTCCAACGGGTTTCCTCGTACCACCCGGACCCGGACCTGGACATCATCAAGAAGGCCTACGTCTACTCGGCAAAGGTGCATCAGGGCCAACTGAGGAAGTCGGGAGAGCCCTATCTCGTCCACCCGCTGGAGGTCGCCGGCATCCTCGCCGACCTCAAGCTGGACGAGGCGTCCATCGTCACCGGGCTCCTCCACGACACCATCGAGGACACGCTCGCCACCGCCGAGGAGCTCACGGAGCTGTTCGGCGCCGAGGTGGCCCAGCTGGTCGACGGTGTCACCAAGCTGTCCAAGTTCTCCGCGTCCGCCAGCCTCTCCCAGGAGGAGAAGCAGGCGGAGAACTTCCGGAAGATGATCATCGCGATGGCGCAGGACATCCGCGTCATCCTCGTGAAGCTGGCCGACCGCACGCACAACATGCGGACGCTGGACCACATGAACGAGGAGAAGCAGGCGCGCATCGCCCAGGAGACGCTGGACATCTACGCGCCCCTGGCGAACCGGCTCGGCATCTCCTGGATAAAAACGGAGCTGGAGGACCTGAGCTTCCGCTACGTGAAGCCGCAGGAGTTCTTCGGGCTGCAGGAGAAGCTCAACAAGCGCAAGAAGGAGCGCGAGAAGTACATCGAGGACACCTGCGACCTGGTGCGCACCAAGCTGGCCGAGCGGAGCCTGAAGGGCGACGTGAGCGGCCGCTTCAAGCACGTCTACAGCATCTACAAGAAGATCAAGGCGCAGGGCATCGACTTCGATCAGATCCACGACATCATCGCGTTCCGCATCATCGCGCCCACCGCGCCCGCCTGCTACGAGGCGCTGGGCCTGGTGCACGAGATGTGGAAGCCGGTGCCGGGGCGCTTCAAGGACTTCATCGCGATTCCCAAGCCGAACATGTACCAGTCACTGCACACCACGGTGATTGGCCCCCTGAGCGAGCGCGTGGAGGTGCAGATCCGCACCGCGGAGATGCACAAGATCGCCGAGGAAGGCATCGCGGCCCACTGGAAGTACAAGGAGGGCAAGGCGGTCATCTCCAAGGATGACGAGAAGTTCGCCTGGCTGCGCCAGCTCATGGAGTGGCAGCAGGACCTGAAGGACCCCAAGGAGTTCCTCGAGACGGTGAAGGTGGACCTCTTCACCGACGAGGTCTTCGTCTTCACGCCCAAGGGCGACGTGCGCTCGCTGCCTCGCGGCGCGACGCCGGTGGACTTCGCGTACGCCATCCACTCGGACGTGGGCAACCGGTGCGTGGGCGCCAAGGTGAACGGGAAGATCGTTCCCCTTCGCTACAAGCTGAAGAACGGCGACACGGTGGAGGTGCTCACCAGCCCGCAGCAGCACCCGTCCAAGGACTGGCTCACCTTCGTCAAGACGAGCCGCGCGCAGCAGCGCATCCGCGGCTTCATCAAGCAGCAGCAGCGCGAGAAGAGCCTCCAGCTGGGCCGCGAGCTGACGGACCGCGAGCTCAAGCGCTTCCAGCTCAACTTCAACCGCCTGCTCAAGAACGGCGAGGTGAAGCGCGTCGCCGAGGAGCTGGGCTTCCGCGTCGAGGACGACCTGCTGGTGGCCGTGGGCTACGGCAAGGTGACGCCGCAGCAGCTGGTGCAGCGCCTGGTCCCCGAGGAGAAGCGCAACGAGGCGGAGGCCACGCCGCGCGGGGAGTCCTCCGGCAACGGCGCGTCCTCGGGCGGCTCGTCCATGCTGCCCGGCCTGTCACGCGTGACGGACCTGGCCAAGCGCCTGGTGGGCCGCAGCAACCGCAGCGGCGTGCAGATTGGCGGCGTGGATGACGTGCTGGTCCGCTTCGGACGGTGTTGCAACCCCGTCCCCGGCGACCCCATCGCCGGCTTCATCACCCGGGGACGGGGCGTCACGGTGCATACGGTGGGGTGTGAGAAGGCGCTCGCGACGGACCCCGAGCGACGCGTGGACGTGAGCTGGGATGTGCGCGGAGACTTCAAGCGCCCCGTCACCCTGCGCGTGCTCACCGCGGACCGCACGGGCCTGTTGGCGGACATCTCCAACATCTTCTCGAAGAAGGGCGTCAACATCTCCCAGGCCAACTGTCGGGCCACCGGGGATGACCGGGCGGTGAATACCTTCGAGGTCATCATCTCGGACCTGAAGCAGCTCACGGACCTGATGCGCACCATCGAGCGCTTGAGCGGCGTGTACTCCGTGGAGCGAATCTAA
- a CDS encoding FHA domain-containing protein — MAKAPVARPAATGRPPPAVTPQGGRPAAVASFPGPRGSEPVGPPTTPPPPSAIPPGMRPSARTPPPTAAAGLMVERPANTRPPAAPPAGNAPPSLAPRAAPQGPANTRPPPPVPDAAMPGRTGSSVPAVAAPRPPPAASRFGLAVIAGSTRGQRYKLPVTGCVVGRQRGAILFPDDGFVSPLHATFLVKDGALFVRDENSASGVFVTVAGTEAITARTHFSAGQRLFRFTGRLEPVAPVAGRPIVYGAPVPLGQAVYGVEEVIMGGRGGRAVVTAAPLLTLGQAHCDLSFPGDEGLAGRHCELSPTPTGALLRDLSGGLGTYVRIPPGEERPLRPGDRVRLGQHVLQVETLA, encoded by the coding sequence GTGGCCAAGGCCCCCGTGGCCAGGCCGGCCGCCACGGGCCGCCCCCCGCCCGCCGTGACACCCCAGGGAGGCCGCCCGGCGGCCGTCGCCTCCTTCCCCGGGCCTCGGGGCTCCGAGCCAGTGGGTCCTCCCACCACCCCGCCCCCGCCCAGCGCCATTCCGCCGGGGATGAGGCCGTCCGCCCGGACGCCGCCCCCCACGGCCGCCGCCGGGTTGATGGTGGAGCGCCCGGCGAACACCCGGCCTCCGGCGGCGCCCCCCGCGGGCAACGCCCCTCCTTCCCTGGCGCCCCGAGCCGCGCCGCAGGGGCCCGCGAACACCCGGCCGCCTCCGCCGGTGCCGGACGCGGCGATGCCCGGGCGCACGGGGTCTTCCGTCCCGGCCGTGGCGGCGCCCCGCCCCCCTCCGGCGGCCTCGCGCTTCGGGCTGGCGGTCATCGCCGGGTCCACGCGGGGGCAGCGCTACAAGCTGCCGGTGACGGGGTGCGTGGTGGGACGGCAGCGCGGCGCCATCCTCTTCCCGGATGACGGGTTCGTCTCGCCGCTCCACGCGACGTTCCTGGTGAAGGACGGCGCGCTCTTCGTGCGCGACGAGAACAGCGCCTCGGGGGTGTTCGTCACGGTGGCGGGCACCGAGGCCATCACCGCGCGCACGCACTTCAGCGCGGGCCAGCGGCTGTTCCGCTTCACGGGGCGACTGGAGCCCGTCGCGCCGGTGGCGGGTCGGCCCATCGTGTATGGCGCGCCAGTGCCCCTCGGCCAGGCGGTGTACGGCGTCGAGGAGGTCATCATGGGCGGCCGAGGTGGCCGCGCGGTGGTGACGGCGGCGCCCCTGCTCACGCTGGGACAGGCCCACTGCGACTTGAGCTTCCCCGGCGACGAGGGCCTCGCGGGTCGCCACTGCGAGCTGTCCCCCACTCCGACGGGCGCCTTGCTGAGGGACCTGTCCGGCGGACTGGGCACCTACGTGCGAATCCCGCCCGGCGAGGAGCGCCCGCTGCGACCGGGAGACCGCGTCCGGCTGGGCCAGCACGTGCTGCAGGTGGAGACGCTCGCCTGA
- a CDS encoding serine/threonine-protein kinase, which yields MHCPSCGADAQESSRFCPACGATLVRTADADDYVGMTIAQKYRVEALIGEGGMGRVFRARQISLDKVVVLKVLRHTLLSDERTVARFQREAKAASRLNHRNSISVLDFGQAEDGALFIAMEYVAGQDLHQILSREWPLGEARVVRIVSQVLGALSDAHGAGVIHRDLKPENIMVEQRRNEPDFVKVLDFGIAKITDSTDDGPALTRAGFVCGTPEYMSPEQARGAQLDHRSDLYAVGVILYQLMTGLLPFESDSAVGFATKHLTEEPQPPTRRRPDARISPAMERLILRTLSKDPDDRPANAEAFRAELLAVEKERRREAAGSRRPQPSAVLAPLPRKSGGRPDDARDATAPGWGSEMTVEATVRALPDVLSPLPSGADVMPATREKTDSVVPTQPGVGGGGLAFFFKSLTVLLVLGAGLFYAYIYYTQGAGKGGGSHFPIPSNAPVPGRTSVLPSDADQPLYERMIPAADRNLELSRKHSQDGDQSLERGKLDMAATSYRQAFEANPDPELALKLGEVYWQRDQQDEARNWWMRHLRDVRDSRARALIEQRLGGSVARPSAP from the coding sequence TTGCACTGCCCCTCCTGCGGCGCTGACGCCCAAGAATCCTCCCGTTTCTGCCCGGCCTGTGGCGCGACCCTCGTGCGCACGGCGGATGCTGACGACTACGTCGGCATGACGATTGCCCAGAAGTACCGGGTCGAGGCCCTCATCGGCGAGGGGGGCATGGGCAGGGTGTTCCGGGCCCGGCAGATCTCCCTCGACAAGGTGGTGGTGCTCAAGGTGCTGCGGCACACGTTGTTGTCGGACGAGCGCACCGTGGCGCGCTTCCAGCGCGAGGCCAAGGCGGCCAGCCGGCTCAACCACCGCAACTCCATCAGCGTGCTGGACTTCGGCCAGGCCGAGGACGGCGCGCTCTTCATCGCCATGGAGTACGTGGCGGGGCAGGACCTGCACCAGATTCTGAGCCGCGAGTGGCCGCTGGGCGAGGCGCGCGTGGTGCGCATCGTCAGCCAGGTGCTCGGCGCGCTGTCGGACGCGCACGGCGCGGGCGTCATCCACCGGGACTTGAAGCCCGAGAACATCATGGTGGAGCAGCGGCGCAACGAGCCGGACTTCGTCAAGGTGCTCGACTTCGGCATCGCGAAGATCACCGACTCCACGGACGACGGGCCGGCGCTCACCCGCGCGGGCTTCGTCTGCGGCACGCCCGAGTACATGTCGCCGGAGCAGGCGCGCGGGGCGCAGCTGGACCACCGCTCGGACCTGTACGCGGTGGGCGTCATCCTCTACCAGTTGATGACGGGGCTGTTGCCGTTCGAGTCCGACTCCGCGGTGGGCTTCGCCACCAAGCACCTCACCGAGGAGCCGCAGCCCCCGACGCGGCGCCGGCCCGACGCGCGCATCTCCCCGGCGATGGAGCGGCTCATCCTGCGCACGCTCTCCAAGGACCCGGATGATCGCCCGGCCAACGCGGAGGCCTTCCGCGCGGAGCTGCTGGCGGTGGAGAAGGAGCGCCGTCGCGAGGCGGCGGGCTCGCGACGTCCCCAGCCCTCGGCCGTGCTGGCGCCGCTGCCGCGCAAGTCCGGTGGCCGCCCCGACGATGCCCGGGATGCCACGGCCCCCGGATGGGGCAGCGAGATGACGGTGGAGGCCACGGTCCGCGCACTGCCGGACGTGCTCTCGCCGCTGCCCTCGGGCGCGGACGTGATGCCCGCGACGCGGGAGAAGACGGACTCCGTCGTCCCCACCCAGCCCGGCGTCGGTGGTGGCGGACTGGCCTTCTTCTTCAAGTCGCTCACCGTGCTGCTGGTGCTGGGCGCGGGGCTCTTCTACGCCTACATCTATTACACGCAGGGCGCGGGGAAGGGTGGGGGCTCGCACTTCCCCATTCCCTCCAACGCCCCGGTTCCCGGCAGGACGAGCGTCCTCCCCTCGGATGCGGACCAGCCGCTGTACGAGCGGATGATTCCGGCGGCCGATCGCAACCTGGAGCTGTCCAGGAAGCACTCTCAGGATGGCGACCAGTCCCTGGAGCGCGGGAAGCTCGACATGGCCGCCACGAGCTACCGGCAAGCGTTCGAGGCGAACCCGGACCCGGAGCTGGCGCTGAAGCTGGGCGAGGTCTACTGGCAGCGGGACCAGCAGGATGAGGCCCGTAACTGGTGGATGCGTCACCTTCGCGACGTGCGGGACTCGCGGGCCCGTGCGCTCATCGAGCAGCGGCTGGGCGGCAGCGTGGCCCGTCCCTCGGCTCCGTAG